Within the Nicotiana tabacum cultivar K326 chromosome 11, ASM71507v2, whole genome shotgun sequence genome, the region CATCAAAACCTGCATTGGAAGAGAACATTGTTCTTGGTGTTGCTCTGGAGGGTTCGAAGAGAACTCTTCCAATTGAAGAAGAGATGTCGCCGCCACCAAATCCAACGGAGTCCAAGGAATTGGCTACTAGccgtagtagtagtagtaatgcTTCTACCGTTGCAGAGAAAGATAAACAAGATGGTCAGCGTTCAAATCGCCCTAATTCTGCAGCTCCCGATCAGTCAGGCAAAAGGCCCTCTACTGGCAATTGACCCTGCCTATGTTTTCACTAACCGTGTGAAACTAATTCTTAGTCATCACTACCAGATTTGATGTTTAAGGTACATTGAGATAGTTGTCTTGATGTCCATGTTGGTGAAGTATTTAGCCGATCACTCCAGTATAAAAATGGAGAAATTATAGGGCTTAATCATGTTAGTTTAGTGGTTGTGGATGTATGTATTATATTTATTAGTATGTTTCCAATTTGACCGCAGTAGCAAAATATTTGGTTATTGACCAGCTCGAGCAACTTCTATAGGAGCTGTCATTTCTCATTTATGTTGGTTAGCAGCACAGGAGTTGTCATTTCTCATTTATGTTGGTTAGCAGCACATAGGTGTatggtctgcgtacacactactttTCCGAAACCTCACTTGTCTAAActcactgtttttttttttttgttgttgctggTTAACGAAATACACATTCCTGCATTCCTGTGATGTATCTCTAACCAAAAATCCTTCAACATTGGTATGCATAATTTTTGTGCACAATCTGTGTTTCACACCTAACCAAGAGTTTTTAATATGGATATTTATTGTCCAGGATTTGAGTATCAACTCTGTGAGGCGTGGATTTGATTTAGTCTGGATAGTAAGTTTTAGATGCCGAATCCCCCTGTTATGCGCAGGGTACGGCGAAGGACCGAACCACAAGAGTCTATTATACGCAGCCTTACtttacatttctgcaagaggctatttccacagctcgaacccgtGTCACATGGCTGCAACTTTACCGGATCATTTGGAAAAATAGAACCTCTTCTTGCATTTACTCAGAGAATTTATTTACACACCTCTGAAAAGAAACAATTGCAGTGTTCTGTCAAGACTAGCCCTCAAAATGGAAACTTAAGCAGGACattaaatcaatcaaagaaaaatacaaTACACTGGCTGCATTTGATAATTATCAACCTCTACATACCAAAATGAAACACCATTTTAAATAGTCTACAGAACTGACATACATGGTAAAATATGTTTAGACTAGAATACTACTATCTGTATATGCACTCTTCATAGGAGTAATACATATATTGTACACATATTCCACCCCTACAGTAAAACTCACGTGGTAACACATAAATACTCCTATAAGTAAACAGAGGGGTGGCAACTTATTTAACTACATTATATAGGCATAATAAACAATAATTTGAGGTCCAAACAATACAGATCTATATGGTAATCTCAAAACCATTAAAATCTCAGTAGCAGGATATGTATAAAGGGATTGCTTTGGTTTGCGAAGTCTAATTTGCCCTTGTCTGTTCTTGTGGCCTTCAACTACTGATTCTTGAAACTCAGGCCAAGTCAGTGTCTTATTCAGGAATAGCTGGCCTAATAATGCCATGTTTGGCCTTATTGTCTTCATATTGTTGTATGTTCTGTGTCCCACCTGTCATTTCAATGTGTATTCATTAGCTGTGGACCACATGGGATACAAAAATAcataaagaaaacataaaattTTGTGAATAGAAACAAAATTTGGGTTTGATTGGGAGAGAATACAACCTATATGCCATGTTTGACTGGACACGAGGTATAAGGGGAAAAGGGACTTTTTGCACATACCAAAAGTACCCTAAGAAATTGTGGTTTTATAGGTTCTCTGATTGTAGGAGTAGATCCGTAAcagtaaaatgagaagtttaaagttaaCTTGTTTCCAAAAAACAGAATAGACTAAAAAGAAGAGAGAATGATATCAAATGTAACACAGGGAGTAGTAATTTCTGGTTTACCAAATAGATTCTTCATCAGCAGCTACTTCTAGTATGGTAGTCTGTTGCCTTAGATTGCTAGTATTCCATGATGTTTTCCTATTTTCTCCCGCTTCGGTCTCTAGCACCTTGTTGTTGTTACTTCTTATTGTTGCTACCGCTTCTTTCCATTTAATTTTTTGGCTTTGAGattgttattattatatttctGGCCCATTTGTTGATACTACTTGtttctactgtttcttttatcttttttgagctgagggtctacCAGAAACAACATCTCTACCTTCCCAAGGTAGGGCTAAGGCCTGCGTACACACAACCCTCCCCCCACTTATGGCATTCCACTaggttgtttttgtttttgttatcagCTACTTCTAATCAAACATGTTAATATTTGGGACACTAACTTAAAGGTAATCTAGAGCTTTAAAAGATGAAGTTTGTTAACTAAAGAACCACCTTTTTAGTGGCACAGTATATTCACCTATCCCTTACATTTTATGAAATAGATTCCTGAAGTGCAGTACAGCAGCGAAACTGAAACTAGAAGATGAAAAGTTTAAGTGCTTACCATCGCGTTGTGCATATTTCCAGGGGAGGCAGAGACAAATATATCACTGTGCATGCCAACATAATAATCAACTGCAGCCAATAAGGAAGCCTTTCCTTTGATAAGAGCTCTTTCCTCAGAAGATGCAAGGCTCTTTTTGTCTTCCATCAGGGGAAACAAATTTCTCAAGGCCGAAATACGGCGCTCCCCGCCATAAACCTAGAAAAAACATGAACAAAGAAAAGCTTCAGAACACAAAAGATATTGGCTTTTCTTCAAGTATTTTAGCACCTTAACGAAAGGCAGTATATTCTATAAATGCTTTCAGTGTTCACCTTATGGGAGGCAAGATATAGGCGAGTGCTGTTGTCGAATCCCAAAGCTGCCAGCAGCAATCCAACTTCTTCGGGGGTCAATGGGCACCGTCCTTGACTCCTTAACTCTTCATCAGTAAACTGAGAGTTGATGACCCTTCCTCCCCAAATTACTTGCCGGTATTTAGCTAGAGCCAAATTTTCAGCCTTGCCACCACCAAAATCACAAGCTGAATGAGCTGCCATATCCTGGAGAGATTACAAGTCAAATTTTAAATACCACATTTTAAGTAGAGATAAAATTGCCCAAGTACAAAATACAGAAAAAGAGAGTACCGAGAGAAAAAATTCATCAATAAATAAGTAGAGTATATATTGCCATTAACAGGCATAAAGGGAAAACCAATCTTTCAGGAAACTGGAAGTACTGATATTAAATCGGGAGATATTGCAGCATAGCTAGAAGTGCAATATTCCACTAGAATTCAGATAACAGTACAACGGAAGGCACTTTACCTTGTCGAAGCGAAGGTGGAGAACAGCAAACTTGCCTGCTCCTTGTTTGGGCTTAAGATCGGTAACTTCTCTGAGGTAGTTGTTACTAACCATGTTGCCTTCACTAGGAGGATTCCTGAGGCGATTGATAAGGGCATCCCCGAGATGTCTGACATGAGGAACAAAGGCCAATGCTTGAAAGTTGACTTTACATCGTAGGTGTTGGAGGTATTTGGGCATGTTGTCGAACGTCAGGCGATGAGAAAATGGCGCTATAGCAGCAATTCCGTAActgatatatataaaaataatatactaagAATTAATATAGGCCACATGACTACCATACAACTAGACGAAAATAGAAATCGATCCTGTAACTAACCTTTGTAGGACAGGTGAAACATTCTCTAAGTACCAATTTGCTGAAGCATGAACCGGAGCAGTCTTGATTCTTGTAGGTCGAATAGCTGTGCCATAATATTCTCGTGTGCTCCAAGAGAATTCATCAGGCAACTCTTTGACTATAGATACATCGTCTTTCAATACATTGATGAAGTGAtccacatcaaagatatccatgAATGAGCTGTAGGAAAGAGGAAGATAAGTTTGTATATACTTAAAAGTTGAAACTAAACCAATATTAGCAATATAAAAAAATACCTTGAATCTTGCCAAACAGGATTTACTTCCAACTGAGGGATCACAAGTGTGGCATTCAGAATTTTGGCAACGACAACTGCATCGCAAATCTTTTCCAAGAAATATAGATGTCAGTAATGAAGGGTCAAATTCGATAACAGATGGAGTAAATCATTAAAGGAACTATCAACAAAGGAAATACGATACGCACCCCCATTCTCTGTTGATTTAGTCCTCCATCAAGGAACACTTGAACGTATCCCTCAGACTTTTCAGGTACTGCTGCAGAGTGCAAGGAACAGTAATTAGATATTAGAAAATTAGATAGCAAGATTAAGTTGATGCTCAACTGAGAGATTGCTGAGCAAGAGCCACAAAACTAGATGTAATAAAAGACGGGATCCATAGATACTCACTGGAGGCACCATCAGATTCGGTACAAGGTTTCCATCCTTGGTGCGCCAAAGGCGTCCAAAGCTCTGACTGTTCTTCATTGGACTAAAGACAGAAGAAGAAACCAAGCAAGACACAAAAACTCATTGACAGGAGAACAGAAGTTAATTTAAGAGGAACAAGTGAAATGTGATAAATAAGGTCTTACGCACAGTTTGGCGTAGTAAAGCACTCTTAGCAAGACGTGAGTGCCTGAATTTTGGAGCATTCAAATCCTGCACATGCAAATAAGCTTATACAATCAAATTTCTCTCTAGAGTTTAAGTTAAACTAGATACATTGATCAGTCCAACTTCTTTCGTATTTGCTTAGATATTTATGTTCTCTTAGTTAGCCATGTTAGGTTCTATTCAGAAAAGTTTGCAGACCCAAGTTAGTTACCCCTTTAATCCTTTTATGTCGTGCATAAATTTAAGACCTCAGTCAAGGAAGCAACGGCAGAAACCACGGTATAGCATTTAATCAAGCTTTTTATTATCAAACTACTAACTGAGATTGAAGCCAAAACCATGGATAGAAATAGTTATTATATTGTTCAGTTCATCAGATTACAGGAAGAAATAATgattatttccttttctttgggCTAGGATATGCATCTCTACGCGATGTATTTCCCAGAAAATTAtgctttcttctttttgaaagaGAAATATAATCATCTTCCACCAAAcagaatttattattattattatagtttTGGGAAATAGCAACATCTTCTACTGTGTTGATCTACCAAACAAAtaaattttatccgaaaaatcaGATCTTTTCATTGACTAAAGAATTCTTCTATACAGACTGTACAGTCAACAGAATCAAGCTTCCCATTCCTGAAAACCATGCAAGTGGCATGAAGATAGGCTTATACTGAAACAAACCATTAAACAAATGACACTTAACAATTCCAAGTCAACAGATCCAGCTCAATGACTCACCAAACCCTTCCTTAAACACAAATTAGTCAAATACTGCTAGATTTAGAGATTATACCAAAACAATAGTTTTTTTGCCAGTTACTGCTTCACCTTGTGAAAGATCTTGATATCAAAAGATACTACAAAATCAGCAAAATCCACCTAACAAAATTCAACTTTCTATCCACACTGCTAGTAAACAAAACCCAAATTTCCATATTCAGAAAATTTCCCCAATTGCCATATCCACCAAAAATTCAAGATTTCATCCTTTCTTCCCTCAGGTAGAAAAGTCCACTCCTTTAAACCTACATTATAAACTGTATGCCAAACTCTAAGATCTAAATCTTTTAAAACCCTACCCCCCACCCctctttaattgatttaaacattACATGACAATATTCATCAGAATTTCAAATACCTTATTCTACAACCACTTTCACTTCAAGATTACATTTTTACTGTTGTTTTTTCATCAAATTTTCTATACCTTTTTCTACAACCACTTTCACTTCAAGATTacatttttactgctatttccttcACCCTCTTTCTCCATCTACTATTTGTAGTCAAATCTCAAAAGACCAACAAGAAAAAAGGTACACTAAAGCAACAACAAAGCTAAATAACTAAGTGGGTAATTCATAAGAAAAGAGatacaaaatctaaagaaaagattaaaaacacaaaaattacaTTTTTCTACGACCAGTTTCACATCAAGATTACATTTTTACTGCTTTTTCCATCACCCTTTTCTCCATCTACCATTTTTAAGCACATTAAAGAAACAACAAAGCTAAATAACTATGTGActaactacaaaaaaaaaaaaaaaaaaaaaaagagagagagatacaaaatctaaagaaaagattaaAAACATAAACGAAAATTACCTTGAGAATGGTGGGGGAAGCATGGCTGAAAAGACTAGCAAAGAAAATAGGCAAAAGAAGCACAAAAACACCAGCTATAGCACCTCCTCTCATTCTCGTGTTTCTGCTTCTGTTGTGGCTCAACCCCTGATGAATTATAaagcaaaataaagaaaaggggtTGGCTTAAAATGCTCAAAAGAACTTAGAAGAAAGGAATGCAAGGAAAAAAGAAGTCTTTTTtcaagaaagagagaaagaagaggAGAAATAAAAGAATCAGTAGGAGGAAGAGTAAAGAGGGGCCATTATTATTATGAGCCTCAGTAAAAGCATCTCACATGGGGACACCAATCTCCATATGTTATTAATCAACAACACATATCAAAGTGCTGGAAAAAAATATAAGCCAATTCGGTGTACTAAACTTCCGTTATATATAGGTCCGAAAAAAATCGGATTATAAAGGTCAATCAAACTCGTAACCTCTTGACCCTACGAAATGATAAGATCACAAAGGTATATTATATGCAGCCGGCTATAATAACTTTACCGGTTACGTCAGCTCCTTCCGTCAAAGTAAAAGGAAAGGAAATATAATAAGACCAAAGAAGCATACAGCACCCTACAGCTGCCACTGAAGTGATTTTAATTTACTGCTACAATAGTATTAATAATTCTTGATTGTGAGGAGTAAATGCTGGGGGTGGGGGTGTCTTCGTCAAAAATGCAGAGACCCAATACAGGAAACAACGGATAGATTCATTTCATATCAGAGggagaaaataaagaaagaaagtaaTAAAAAGGTAGGAGAGCACCGCTATGTACGTGGCAAGAAATGAGGTGGGGTATGAGTCTTTTTCTTGATTTAGCTTTATCGTGAATGTCACAGATAGACACTACTTTAAAACTTTATTAGTAAAATATTTGTGCTTTTAATGTGACTACTAATAATGCTGGCAATGGCAAATTGGCAATTAGGTGCTGAGCCACCGACACTTTGCTTTGCTACAGTTTTCTAATTTTTAGAGGAGGTTGCGTGGTGGGGTTTGTGTCACGACTCACGGAGTACTAAGTTTTTTTTAGTGGTGAATAGGTTGAGGGAAGGCTTTTGAGCCCCTTACCTTTTTTTGGTTTTCCATTCGTTTTGGATGTGAAAATAGCATAGTACGGATAATCAAAAAATAACGAACGTTTTATAAGTTATTGATAAATTAGTTACTGTTTTACTAAAATACggaaaattccaacataatatattggaTTATGAAACTTTTGCATATAAATTTTcagcacaaaaatatttgaacTCCAACACACGAAAAGTCCAACATAATAGATATTACGGGGCTGATTTTTGTGCGCCAAAACCAGCCTGTGCGGAAGCCAGGCCTCACGCCCAACTTCAGCCTTCTCACAATACTTAGCCAAAATTATAGCAACTTtggatttaaaatatttttaggcagtTTCAACGTAGTAAGTTTAGGAATGATTTGGGCAACGAATTTAAGTGAAGTCaacagaaaataaacaagaacacAAGGCacaatatataggaaaaaattttCCCAACTTTGTATTTAACTCGAGCATACAAAGAAACTCAACTCGAAGTATAATGCCGTGTACAAGAAGATCACTCTTGACCCTCAAATTTTCTCGCAAGACTACTCTTAGTCTTAGGTGTTTTCACTCTTGAAAACAGACTTATGAACTCTTTCATAACTCAAACATGCACTCTTACATGCTTTTCTCTCTTTTCCACAAGCATAAGGGTGTTGAATATTTATAATACATGTGACAGCCCTTTGCCTTTACACTTGTCACACTTAGGCTTGGACATTTATCCCACACAACTCACTATTTTAGCCTAGTATAGTTGACATCCCCAACTACTAGGATCATGTAGATCATGCTAATATAGTGAAAACATGGCCACAAAAAGGTGCTATCATAACCTGCCAGATTTGAGTAATAAGCCAATCACCGTCAAGTGCACAGCATGTGCCTTGTAACTGCCTTTGACTTTGTCAACGCTGGAACTTGCTGCCCATCTTGAATCAAGCGCCAATGCCTTGTTCTCAGGTGCATTGCAGCCGCATTTTGCCCTTTGTCGTGCCCCAATATCATAACAAGTCTGCCTTGCGCATGTCATTTGCACTTAGCTTGTTTTTGCCCACTTCGCTTTTGCCTTGCCTTTGCATCACTACCCCATGACTTGATGCTTTTGCCATGATCAAGTGTTACCCTCAACTCGTATCTCATTATCAAGCCCTTGCCCAGCTGCCTTGCCTCCCTCAAAGCCTTGGCCACCACTTGCCCGTTTCCCATTTTGCCTTGGTTCTAGCTCGTGCACCTTAGCTTGGCAACACTCATGATGCCCCATGACAACACTCTCGTTGTCAAGTCAAGCCCAAAGTGGCAGAGTACTAACAATAGGCTGGATTATGGAGTTCCTATGTATAACTTCTAGCAtagtatgttggaactccagcacattatactgaaatctcatatgtaaaaaatttgaaCACCGGCATATTATGTaggaatatttttgaattttaacggtgtttttgttcagattttttctttacataaaaagtgctaaatttcaattacttttaaaactgtggctatttttcagtTACCAATTGTAAATCTAGTTATTTCTATTTTTTCCCCGGTAAGGAATGTATGTTAGGATCCGATCAAATTTAGAGTCGCATCAAGAAATTTTGCATTGAAGAATTACCCAAAATCGAATCTAAAACATTTCATTAAAAATGAAGGAATAATTATTACTTTATCATAATCCTTGTTAGTTAGCCCTTATTTTGATTGTTCTTGTGTTAGCGATAGAGGATCAGTTTTAGACCCTAGACACAATATCAAGCCCAACATAGTGTAGCTAGTTGTAACTCAATATAGTTAGCTGTAAATCAGATATgtaattgtatttttatttttctattttattattttattttcggaGGATATAAAAGTGGAGACTTTGTACATTTCAGAAAACTgatcaaataataaaatatatgtgTCCAGAATTTTCTGTCTCttgctctctcttctctctttcgAATCACGATTTCCATTCTAGAAATCATTCATTTTGCTTGCGGATCATTCAAtttgacatggtatcagagcaaatcATGGATATCTACATCGTCCTCTCCACAATCATGGTGATTTTTTTTTGTGGTCGTTTCATTTCATCTTTCGGCGATCTTTTCATCTCTAGTGATTGGCGTTTCCATTCATTCTCCGTTCAAAGCTGAATTTTGAGCTTGTTcatgattttgtgcactcaaaaaCGTGATTTTGTGGCGGCAATTTTCTGAATTCACTACTGGTTCGTCGGAATTGGAggtagggttttatttcatatctCGTCTTCGCATAGTG harbors:
- the LOC107785587 gene encoding O-fucosyltransferase 39 isoform X2, whose amino-acid sequence is MRGGAIAGVFVLLLPIFFASLFSHASPTILKDLNAPKFRHSRLAKSALLRQTSNEEQSELWTPLAHQGWKPCTESDGASIPEKSEGYVQVFLDGGLNQQRMGICDAVVVAKILNATLVIPQLEVNPVWQDSSSFMDIFDVDHFINVLKDDVSIVKELPDEFSWSTREYYGTAIRPTRIKTAPVHASANWYLENVSPVLQSYGIAAIAPFSHRLTFDNMPKYLQHLRCKVNFQALAFVPHVRHLGDALINRLRNPPSEGNMVSNNYLREVTDLKPKQGAGKFAVLHLRFDKDMAAHSACDFGGGKAENLALAKYRQVIWGGRVINSQFTDEELRSQGRCPLTPEEVGLLLAALGFDNSTRLYLASHKVYGGERRISALRNLFPLMEDKKSLASSEERALIKGKASLLAAVDYYVGMHSDIFVSASPGNMHNAMVGHRTYNNMKTIRPNMALLGQLFLNKTLTWPEFQESVVEGHKNRQGQIRLRKPKQSLYTYPATEILMVLRLPYRSVLFGPQIIVYYAYIM
- the LOC107785587 gene encoding O-fucosyltransferase 39 isoform X1 — translated: MRGGAIAGVFVLLLPIFFASLFSHASPTILKDLNAPKFRHSRLAKSALLRQTSNEEQSELWTPLAHQGWKPCTESDGASTVPEKSEGYVQVFLDGGLNQQRMGICDAVVVAKILNATLVIPQLEVNPVWQDSSSFMDIFDVDHFINVLKDDVSIVKELPDEFSWSTREYYGTAIRPTRIKTAPVHASANWYLENVSPVLQSYGIAAIAPFSHRLTFDNMPKYLQHLRCKVNFQALAFVPHVRHLGDALINRLRNPPSEGNMVSNNYLREVTDLKPKQGAGKFAVLHLRFDKDMAAHSACDFGGGKAENLALAKYRQVIWGGRVINSQFTDEELRSQGRCPLTPEEVGLLLAALGFDNSTRLYLASHKVYGGERRISALRNLFPLMEDKKSLASSEERALIKGKASLLAAVDYYVGMHSDIFVSASPGNMHNAMVGHRTYNNMKTIRPNMALLGQLFLNKTLTWPEFQESVVEGHKNRQGQIRLRKPKQSLYTYPATEILMVLRLPYRSVLFGPQIIVYYAYIM